From Camelina sativa cultivar DH55 chromosome 20, Cs, whole genome shotgun sequence, the proteins below share one genomic window:
- the LOC104772159 gene encoding protein terminal ear1 homolog — MASPDDNDVTVVARQSPQPPTQSFFPHSSYYFCAPPYIYFISGGNFPPPPPPSVWVYYPLWYSHPNPNQFVSTHELPPNPSQELTLPRASSRRIFGRRSYGRDKKLAWVRKTSHEVESNDDHITTVMLRNIPNRYTREMMIEYMDKHCDEANGSDKNDESSISAYDFLYIPIDFKTTMNKGYAFVNFTNAKAVSKFKAACNHKHWSHFYSSKVLEITSAKIQVNELVRRFKDMTYPDEAYSAVCFSPARSGGKTMVQTTMVGNAPNQ; from the exons ATGGCTTCTCCCGATGATAACGACGTCACCGTCGTTGCTAGACAATCTCCGCAGCCGCCCACACAGTCCTTCTTTCCTCACAGTAGCTACTACTTCTGTGCGCCACCGTACATATACTTCATCTCCGGCGGCAacttccctcctcctcctcctccatcagTATGGGTGTATTACCCGCTTTGGTATAGTCACCCTAACCCGAATCAGTTTGTGTCTACACACGAACTTCCTCCAAACCCTAGCCAAGAGCTCACCCTTCCGCGGGCTAGTAGCAGAAGAATTTTTGGCCGGAGAAGTTACGGACGAGATAAGAAGCTTGCATGGGTTAGGAAGACATCACACGAAGTTGAATCTAATGACGATCACATCACCACCGTCATGCTTCGTAACATACCAAACCGATACAC aagagagatgatgattgAGTACATGGATAAACACTGTGATGAAGCTAACGGAAGTGATAAAAATGATGAGTCATCAATCTCTGCTTATGATTTCTTGTATATCCCTATTGACTTCAA GACTACAATGAACAAAGGGTATGCATTCGTGAACTTCACAAATGCAAAAGCAGTGTCCAAGTTTAAGGCTGCTTGTAACCACAAGCACTGGAGCCATTTCTACTCATCAAAAGTGCTTGAGATTACTTCTGCTAAGATTCAGGTGA ATGAGCTGGTGAGACGTTTCAAGGATATGACATATCCGGATGAGGCGTATAGTGCAGTATGCTTCAGCCCAGCACGCAGCGGAGGGAAGACTATGGTTCAAACCACAATGGTCGGTAACGCACCGAACCAGTGA